The Theileria orientalis strain Shintoku DNA, chromosome 2, complete genome genome has a window encoding:
- a CDS encoding guanylyl cyclase, whose protein sequence is MDKSEGKDLSHGRKGTNLGETSSITTNKSGNQQERTGNRDQINVSKGTLNSYKKLPFGTEKELNADSKAAQSRTAGRHGRTNDKLTNSYLGTKIQPAWETRTFNINPVTSDDLSRFLRNEQHTQRWSIISQLFYILFYNVRRFPFLWGIFIFLCEVLVPIWLPRGIPKKAWYSTAVPLFVCLFMSVFLNLLEFKKRYNLGRFIDNKRCILLKDGKLSTVRSGNVVVGNILKLNCDDQIPADAVVLYSSNPDGALYLDTCFLDGQTDLKTKYSVKDSKMESSLRSYHNLKGNIVCDKPCADMNKFSGLLKIKGYPRPSVINIDNFIMRGSILRNTSHIYAVVVYTGPDTKASQNFLRILKPIKIGCLEHTINKISIILGLIYLLCAVSSITVRYINVLRGIGKFNRNVVSSVDSLVFIIYRFVILYAPIIPTTLPAVMDLLRLLYLPFYDSYMSLEAKKNLVKKDRNNNGTWTLNSGLCEELGLVDFIFTDKTGTLTTNNLNITLVTISNKSYTPKQLVQMYRSSSLADSNNLTSTHPIDAVRTGSYKHESEDGDTEINFVREHFMRMLCICNPCLNVHDGDSTNTLSSGFNTTFSRASSFKLNNLQVRSDNRHDDTRDDNDEERSDSRDNDDRYNNKHTRVSDDEEDEDDVDDLPMFKKSKSKAHFGTVSYINLERQNLENDLFEFNEYEAAPELEEKRYLNCISKEDECMVNLANESGYLVVNRTKERIMVNCNGNFVNYDVVGVNEFTSSRKRMSVVVTNLCNDENYLYVKGEGSTMLSCIKDGAVRASVDSRIKKNSLFGYRVIVCGYKSLTSTELLDYQAQVSAHTAALDEKYLNKLEDDIEYLGIIMFRDEIQRDITSAIDLLMDAGIRIWVLTGDNKESTIQTCYLTKLLNVPTRLFNVQFLFDAVNPYDPEGYAQEKSDQAEKRYDAVCDNIYNKFLIEKSNRNSEQMCLVIESRDLDEMMRSAKGQNILVNMACSADVVLGCLLTPVQKGRLVQLVRSKLVPTPITLAIGDGINDIHMMQHSHISICLQPSNDNRFAHMDDGMGLGPEGDSHSATDMARGGTNVSGFEGGDASESTLDKAESAKSRAEQENLLHHNNLIDSHELHRDDCAYKSENYFVRAQKKVISNDVIGYCDFCIDNFSNLTNLLFLQGTRILRAMSLVIYFTLFKSLILMLPLFYYQMFTNWFGLDLYGSFINIVYNLVFTLLPLVFVVLFHQDVNSDLYRRLPILYTLSRRRIYLNMTNSVFWIAEGVIGSLVTYFPLHMLVVSNDNVFKTEIITNRTFGLIVSVASIIIFNTRLLVTYTPNSLLLRALSVGYFFLSVPTYLGLTFVSGKRALGISSFQVIRVVPFYLLVPVWVTFTVVVGILSNMLQMYLLPSLTKYLKAYLNKIRETTMGDLRNVFNLYGNNIVKNMIPTSRPFKIKSVAHMHMNKNKHKDHFRTLINVYTLRFKDIQLENDYKLDKNKKQYYENGHWYKVVFILLLLFYIGGYLIEYFVQKAWLKPPPLYSMVPTLLLSCVLVVCIIVSFNHRLFIRFINQILYSLVIFMILQHVANRFLVKSISWLHPVLFPIFTFVILRLSFVLSVISNVLFFIGTVVAVTDNIHVLPLFIGINIFVGFVGYELEFKSRKNFIMEFSVLNYRKKQSELLNTMLPKTVVSKMINAKLNENGIPVGFEAESHHNVCVIFADVYNFQNLVATTEPHKLVEIMDSLFLSFDRCSKEFDAVKIETVSETYLTSIGLNHRTNSSSIELILTTNTELRCFSETANGLKDSMDELERGKAAASLAIDMAIAMLQVASTMKINNNESIGVKIGINTGYVISGLVGAKKPQYALFGDTVNTASRMKMTGEVGKIHISESTYELLKDDRTLEFTSRQTQVKGKGLMNTYLLEKAIGTNYPNFSSGSTIHEVDIYYNLMKNRGTKGAGTGSLRTLSHSAQSHSSSDEAEDEALLSNERDMERIRNRRININRAVGNEEDEVASFAYEPMYTSNFGASLVESATCFDNPFSRGSNPLSRSQHRLRKGLTMGTFALTYHFSGRRTFSIASARAQKRLMRSNTVSHGSHRSDLRGKYDSGLCNKEVDGIQMKRTETIFLKFRDKLQEDRYRNNFYNSPANVEVNEYALFIFLITFIVQSIININIPRIYHKDGIKLIIFLNYILYWTVRCFFILISFCLWLLFHYRFFSRDDHNKVIKLFTFFLNLLFVMATCVFALSNSWSIKRTEEVDGNLWLTSDSIEFYFYLILLHHSTGMLFQNCLLIDALFLVMSMTFISSSVQSTSTTVTALFTIPICVLFNLLSAHCKESIDRKTFFTNEKAYMIETRINQILNEMLPKSILEEFKQEKLKMSYVHNNMSFLFSDICGFTSWANSVDPSEVIALLQKLFANFDRNTTNFNLYKLCTIGDAYVAISEPYLTNTNDMRLNDLLNILQMAYSMLHIIQETRELFNIPDLNMRIGLHYGSCIGGVIGSGRLRYDVWGTDIYTANMIESNGIPGKVCVSESLKDILSTNFPNRFSFKFHKDVNVIDKVIKSYVIEYDSRENF, encoded by the exons ATGGATAAGTCGGAAGGAAAAGATTTATCACATGGTAGAAAGGGAACCAATTTAGGAGAAACGAGTTCAAttacaacaaataaatcTGGGAATCAGCAGGAAAGGACCGGTAACAGGGATCAGATAAACGTTTCAAAGGGGACCCTAAACAGCTATAAAAAACTGCCATTTGGTACAGAGAAGGAATTGAATGCTGATTCTAAGGCTGCACAGAGCAGAACAGCAG GGAGACACGGAAGAACAAACGATAAGTTGACCAACTCGTACCTGGGAACGAAGATACAGCCAGCATGGGAGACCAGGACGTTCAACATAAACCCAGTCACCAGCGATGACCTGTCGCGCTTTCTGAGAAACGAACAGCACACGCAGCGCTGGTCAATAATCAGCCAGCTGTTTTACATCCTGTTCTACAACGTACGGAGGTTCCCTTTCCTTTGGggcatatttatattcctCTGCGAAGTCCTGGTGCCAATCTGGTTGCCGAGGGGGATACCGAAAAAGGCGTGGTATTCGACGGCAGTGCCGCTGTTTGTCTGCCTGTTCATGTCGGTGTTCttgaacctgctggagtTCAAAAAGAGGTATAACTTGGGACGCTTCATAGACAACAAGCgatgtatattattgaaGGACGGAAAACTGTCCACAGTGAGAAGCGGGAACGTAGTAGTGGGAAACATTCTGAAGCTTAACTGCGACGACCAGATACCTGCGGATGCAGTGGTCCTGTACAGTAGTAACCCGGACGGCGCGTTGTACCTGGACACGTGCTTCCTGGACGGCCAGACGGACCTGAAGACAAAGTATAGCGTAAAGGATTCGAAAATGGAATCCTCCTTGCGCAGTTATCACAATTTAAAGGGAAACATAGTGTGCGATAAGCCGTGCGCAGACATGAATAAGTTTTCAG GACTCCTGAAAATCAAGGGGTACCCGCGGCCCAGCGTCATCAACATTGACAACTTTATCATGAGAGGATCGATACTCAGAAACACAAGTCACATTTACGCAGTGGTGGTTTACACGGGGCCGGACACGAAGGCCAGTCAAAACTTCCTGAGAATACTAAAGCCTATAAAAATCGGTTGTTTGGAACACACGATCAACAAAATTTCAATCATTCTGGGCCTCATATACCTGCTGTGCGCAGTGTCGAGCATAACAGTGAGGTACATCAACGTGCTGAGAGGGATAGGGAAGTTCAACAGGAACGTCGTTAGTTCAGTGGACTCGCTGGTCTTCATAATATACAGATTCGTGATACTCTACGCGCCGATCATACCGACGACGCTGCCAGCAGTGATGGATCTGCTGCGGCTGCTCTACCTGCCCTTTTACGACTCATACATGTCACTGGAGGC TAAGAAGAACCTGGTCAAAAAGGACCGCAACAACAACGGAACGTGGACGCTCAACAGCGGCCTGTGCGAGGAGTTGGGTCTGGTGGACTTCATATTCACGGATAAAACGGGCACGCTGACGACAAATAACCTTAACATAACGCTGGTGACAATCTCTAACAAGTCGTACACGCCGAAGCAGCTGGTGCAGATGTACCGATCAAGCAGCCTGGCGGA CTCCAACAACCTGACGAGCACGCACCCGATAGACGCAGTGCGCACAGGAAGTTACAAACACGAAAGCGAGGACGGCGACACTGAGATCAATTTCGTCAGGGAGCACTTCATGCGAATGCTCTGCATATGTAACCCGTGTCTAAACGTGCACGACGGAGATAGCACTAACACGCTCTCGTCAGGCTTCAACACGACCTTTTCGAGAGCTAGCTCGTTTAAGCTGAACAATCTGCAGGTGAGGTC AGACAACCGACACGATGATACAAGAGACGATAATGATGAAGAACGAAGTGATAGCAGGGACAATGACGACAGGTACAATAACAAACACACGCGCGTGAGCGACgacgaagaggacgaggacgacgTGGACGACCTGCCGATGTTCAAAAAGAGTAAGAGTAAAGCACACTTTGGGACGGTCTCGTACATAAACCTGGAACGACAGAACCTGGAAAACGACCTATTCGAGTTCAATGAATACGAGGCGGCGCCGGAGCTGGAGGAAAAACGGTACCTGAACTGCATCAGCAAGGAGGACGAGTGCATGGTTAACCTGGCGAACGAAAGCGGATACCTGGTGGTCAACAGGACAAAGGAACGAATCATGGTTAACTGTAACGGAAACTTCGTAAACTACGACGTCGTCGGAGTCAACGAGTTCACGAGCAGCAGGAAGAGAATGTCAGTGGTGGTGACGAACCTGTGCAACGACGAAAACTACCTGTACGTCAAGGGCGAGGGGAGCACAATGCTCTCGTGCATAAAGGACGGGGCAGTGAGAGCCTCAGTGGACAGCAGAATCAAGAAAAACTCGCTCTTCGGATACAGAGTTATCGTATGCGGGTACAAGAGTCTGACGTCGacggagctgctggactaCCAGGCGCAGGTGTCAGCGCACACAGCAGCA CTTGACGAAAAGTACCTGAATAAGCTGGAAGACGACATAGAGTACCTGGGCATCATCATGTTCCGCGACGAGATACAGAGGGACATAACGAGCGCAATAGACCTGCTGATGGACGCAGGCATCAGGATCTGGGTGCTGACTGGGGACAACAAGGAGTCCACAATACAGACCTGCTACCTCACGAAGCTGCTTAACGTGCCCACGCGGCTGTTCAACGTGCAGTTTCT GTTCGACGCAGTGAACCCCTACGACCCGGAAGGGTACGCCCAGGAAAAAAGTGACCAGGCGGAGAAGAGGTACGACGCAGTCTGCGACAACATCTACAACAAGTTCCTGATAGAAAAGAGCAACAGGAACAGCGAGCAGATGTGTCTGGTGATAGAAAGCAGGGACCTCGACGAGATGATGCGCAGCGCGAAGGGGCAGAACATACTGGTGAACATGGCGTGCTCCGCAGACGTGGTCCTGGGATGTCTGCTCACGCCGGTGCAGAAGGGACGCCTGGTACAGCTGGTGCGCTCGAAGCTGGTGCCCACGCCGATAACGCTGGCGATCGGGGACGGGATCAACGACATTCACATGATGCAGCACTCGCACATATCGATTTGCCTGCAGCCGTCGAACGACAACAGGTTCGCGCACATGGACGACGGAATGGGACTTGGCCCTGAAGGAG ACTCGCACAGTGCAACGGACATGGCCAGAGGCGGCACGAACGTGAGCGGCTTTGAAGGCGGCGACGCCAGCGAGAGCACGCTGGACAAGGCGGAGAGTGCGAAGAGCAGGGCGGAGCAGGAAAACCTGCTGCATCACAACAACCTCATCGACAGCCACGAGCTGCACCGCGACGACTGCGCCTACAAGAGCGAGAACTACTTCGTGCGGGCTCAGAAGAAGGTCATCAGCAACGACGTTATCGGCTACTGCGACTTCTGCATCGACAACTTCAGCAACCTCACGAACCTGCTGTTCCTGCAGGGCACGAGGATTCTGAGGGCGATGTCGCTGGTGATATACTTCACGCTCTTCAAGAGCCTGATTCTGATGCTCCCGCTCTTCTACTACCAGATGTTCACGAACTGGTTTGGGCTGGACCTGTACGGGTCCTTCATAAACATAGTCTACAACCTGGTCTTCACGCTGCTGCCGCTGGTGTTCGTCGTGCTGTTTCACCAGGACGTGAACAGCGACTTGTACAGGCGTCTACCGATATTGTACACTCTGA GTCGAAGGAGGATATACCTCAACATGACGAACAGCGTTTTCTGGATTGCGGAGGGCGTAATCGGCTCCCTCGTCACTTACTTCCCCCTGCACATGCTCGTCGTGAGCAACGACAACGTCTTCAAGACGGAAATCATAACCAACAGGACGTTTGGGCTCATCGTCAGCGTCGCCTCgataatcatttttaacacGCGGCTGCTGGTGACCTACACGCCGAACAGCCTGTTGCTGAGGGCGCTGAGTGTGGGCTACTTCTTCCTGTCGGTTCCCACGTACCTGGGCCTGACGTTCGTGTCAGGAAAGCGCGCGCTGGGAATATCCTCGTTCCAAGTGATTCGGGTCGTGCCCTTTTACCTGCTCGTGCCGGTCTGGGTGACCTTCACTGTTGTCGTTGGCATTCTGTCGAACATGCTGCAGATGTACCTGCTGCCCAGTTTGACGAAGTACCTCAAGGCATACCTGAACAAGATTAGGGAGACGACCATGGGAG ATTTGAGAAATGTGTTCAACTTGTACGGAAACAACATTGTGAAGAACATGATTCCGACGTCGCGGCCCTTCAAGATCAAGAGCGTGGCGCACATGCACATGAACAAAAATAAGCACAAGGACCACTTCAGGACTCTCATCAACGTCTACACGCTCCGCTTCAAGGACATTCAGCTTGAGAACGACTATAAGCTCGACAAGAACAAGAAGCAGTACTACGAGAACGGCCACTGGTACAAGGTGGTTTTCATTCTGCTCCTGCTGTTCTATATCGGCGGGTACCTGATAGAGTACTTCGTGCAGAAGGCCTGGCTGAAGCCGCCGCCGCTGTACTCGATGGTGCcgacgctgctgctgtcCTGCGTGCTCGTAGTGTGCATCATCGTGTCGTTTAACCACAG GCTCTTTATAAGgtttataaatcaaattctTTACTCTTTGGTcatatttatgatattgCAGCACGTGGCAAACAGGTTTTTGGTGAAGTCGATTTCGTGGCTCCATCCCGTTTTGTTTCCGATATTTACGTTTGTGATTTTGAGGCTGTCCTTCGTGTTATCAGTGATCAGCAATGTTCTTTTCTTCATAG GTACCGTTGTGGCTGTGACTGACAACATCCACGTGCTCCCGCTGTTCATTGGCATTAACATTTTCGTCGGGTTTGTAGGATATGAGCTCGAGTTCAAGTCGCGCAAAAACTTCATCATGGAGTTCTCAGTTCTAAATTACCGAAAGAAGCAGAGTGAGCTGCTCAACACAATGCTTCCTAAGACGGTGGTGTCGAAGATGATCAACGCGAAGCTGAATGAAAACGGTATCCCGGTGGGCTTTGAGGCGGAGAGCCACCATAACGTCTGCGTCATCTTCGCAGACGTATACAACTTCCAGAACCTGGTTGCCACGACGGAGCCTCATAAGCTCGTAGAGATTATGGACAGCCTGTTCCTGTCATTTGACAGATGCTCAAAGGAGTTTGACGCGGTTAAGATTGAGACTGTGTCGGAGACGTATCTGACGTCGATTGGGTTGAATCACCGCACCAACTCCTCAAG CATTGAACTTATATTAACCACTAATACTGAGTTACGGTGTTTTAGTGAGACCGCCAACGGACTTAAGGACTCGATGGACGAACTGGAACGCGGAAAGGCGGCAGCCTCGCTGGCAATTGACATGGCAATCGCAATGTTGCAGGTCGCATCAACAATGAAGATAAACAACA ATGAATCGATTGGGGTGAAGATCGGAATAAACACGGGGTACGTGATCTCGGGGCTCGTGGGAGCGAAGAAGCCGCAGTACGCGCTCTTCGGGGACACCGTCAACACGGCCAGCAGAATGAAGATGACTGGAGAGGTGGGGAAAATTCACATATCGGAGAGCACGTATGAGCTTCTGAAGGACGACAGGACGCTGGAGTTCACCTCGAGGCAGACGCAGGTGAAGGGCAAGGGGCTTATGAACACGTACTTGCTGGAGAAGGCCATAGGCACAAACTACCCGAACTTCAGCAGTGGAAGCACGATTCACGAGGTGGACATTTACTACAACCTGATGAAGAACCGGGGCACCAAGGGCGCGGGCACCGGGTCCCTTAGGACGCTCAGCCATAGCGCCCAGAGTCACAGCAGCTCCGATGAGGCG GAGGATGAGGCCTTGCTGAGCAACGAGAGGGACATGGAGCGCATAAGGAACCGGAGAATCAACATCAACAGGGCCGTCGGcaacgaggaggacgaggtGGCGAGTTTCGCCTACGAGCCCATGTACACGAGCAACTTCGGCGCCAGCCTCGTCGAGAGCGCCACGTGCTTCGACAA CCCCTTCTCTCGGGGCTCGAACCCGCTGAGCAGGAGTCAGCACAGGCTCAGAAAGGGTCTGACGATGGGTACGTTCGCGTTGACTTACCATTTTTCAGGCCGCAGGACCTTCAGCATTGCGAGCGCCAGGGCCCAAAAGCGCCTGATGCGGTCGAACACTGTGTCTCACGGGAGTCACAGGAGCGACTTGAGGGGTAAGTACGACTCTGGGCTCTGTA ACAAGGAGGTCGACGGAATTCAGATGAAAAGGACTGAGACCATATTCCTCAAGTTCAGGGACAAGCTTCAGGAGGACCGCTACAGGAACAACTTTTACAACAGTCCTGCCAATGTTGAGGTCAACGAGTACGCtctgtttatatttttg ATAACGTTCATCGTTCAAAGcataataaacattaacatTCCCCGAATTTACCACAAGGACGGCATCAAGCTCATCATTTTTCTAAACTACATTCTTTATTGGACTGTGAGGTGTTTTTTCATACTGATTTCTTTCTGTCTGTGGCTCCTCTTCCACTACcgcttcttcagcagggA TGACCATAACAAGGTGATAAAGctgtttacttttttcttAAATCTTCTCTTTGTGATGGCCACCTGTGTGTTTGCTCTTTCGAATTCATGGTCTATCAAGAGGACTGAGGA GGTTGATGGAAATTTGTGGCTCACCAGCGACAGCATTGAGTTCTACTTTTACCTCATTCTCTTACACCACAGCACTGGGATGCTCTTTCAGAACTGTCTGCTGATTGACGCACTGTTCCTCGTCATGTCGATGACTTTCATATCGTCCAGTGTGCAGTCGACGAGCACCACTGTCACCGCCCTGTTTACCATACCCATTTGCGTTTTATTCA
- a CDS encoding uncharacterized protein (engulfment and cell motility, ELM domain containing protein) → MIFRHQTIPEPAESLIFDAHKLKLNTHFTLVTRSSQAQRILLNLDLVDYIVSLFKENEPVSYKIHEPKVLKKFQLYCLSKLSAETLSELQNGSRNHERLADSIMEQLEVSAKYRHLVLDAVAQMCKFYSDLKLYEEKCNIPLSENILQHQKLFLSTWSSLTEKRPPESLRACRHDDEDTWGYLGFQTPLSDFRRTGLLGLMSLEHMVASYPELSRRTLATSSESETWLPFALVSINVTSWVMDFYNENELNAFSYNNDYDPLETFYLLHASFFFNFINFYMAKGPVSVLEFNRVAAEYKGELLNKLKQLYEIKDKVDSAYGTNLVNYLQSELETFNLSTNYYTHYEIKINMGRWKTWSKMYTG, encoded by the exons atgatatttaGGCACCAAACAATCCCTGAACCGGCAGAATCGTTAATATTTGATGCACATAAgctaaaattaaacacacatt TTACCTTAGTAACCAGAAGCTCACAAGCTCAAAGAATCTTACTCAATTTAGACTTAGTAGATTATATAGTGAGTTTATTCAAGGAGAATGAACCAGTTAGTTACAAAATACATGAACCAAaagtattaaaaaaattccAACTATACTGTCTGTCGAAGTTATCTGCGGAG ACGCTTTCGGAGCTCCAAAACGGCTCGAGAAATCATGAAAGGCTGGCCGACTCGATCATGGAGCAGCTGGAAGTCAGCGCAAAATACCGGCACTTGGTCCTGGACGCTGTTGcccaaatgtgtaaattcTATTCAGACCTAAAACTATATGAAGAAAAGTGTAACATACCCCTATCAGAGAATATACTACAACACCAAAAG CTTTTCCTGAGCACCTGGAGCAGCTTGACTGAAAAGAGGCCGCCTGAGTCTCTCAGAGCCTGCAGGcacgacgacgaggacacTTGGGGCTACCTGGGCTTCCAGACGCCCCTGAGCGACTTCAGAAGGACGGGCCTTTTGGGGCTAATGAGTCTCGAGCACATGGTCGCCAGCTACCCGGAGTTGTCGAGGAGGACGTTGGCAACCTCAAG TGAAAGCGAGACTTGGCTCCCGTTCGCCCTCGTGAGCATAAACGTGACGTCCTGGGTGATGGACTTCTACAACGAGAATGAGCTGAACGCGTTCAGCTACAACAACGACTACGACCCACTGGAGACGTTCTACTTGCTCCACGcgagcttcttcttcaatTTCATAAACTTCTACATGGCCAAGGGCCCGGTGTCAGTGCTAGAGTTTAACAGG GTTGCCGCCGAGTACAAAGGCGaattattaaacaaattgaaGCAACTATACGAAATTAAGGATAAAGTAGACTCGGCGTATGGAACTAACCTGGtgaattatttacaaagCGAGCTCGAAACGTTTAATCTCTCCACAAATTACTATACACACTACGAGATAAA AATAAACATGGGCCGATGGAAGACATGGAGTAAAATGTATACTGGCTAA
- a CDS encoding predicted protein produces MFYTLFIAHLLIASKTSLASGSNTNQLEVSGSNTNQLEVSGSNTNQLEVSGSNTSQLEVSGSNTSQLEVSGSNSSVMDK; encoded by the exons ATGTTCTACACGTTATTCATTGCACATCTGCTTATAGCTAGTAAAactagt CTAGCTAGTGGTAGCAACACTAATCAACTAGAGGTTAGTGGTAGCAACACTAATCAACTAGAGGTTAGTGGTAGCAACACTAATCAACTAGAGGTTAGTGGTAGCAACACTAGTCAACTAGAGGTTAGTGGTAGCAACACTAGTCAACTAGAGGTTAGTGGTAGCAACAGTAGCGTAATGGATAAGTAG
- a CDS encoding uncharacterized protein (WD40 repeat-like domain containing protein) — translation MICVQVDKTDQLILLGCDNKKYLIYDHDFNVLYDRKFGKKISFVTKCDDKLIIGDYFGDVSVLNYRSAECVGPSESPEDTGRDDKVVVPYSHYSTITASLICRDALFTGDKDGKIIFTSMTNLHEIGSILLAHKICMDIVDNKFLVSISIENTIRIWCLSTFSELLCINLPTDVYNVSCEYSKNLIVVPYCNHLLVTQFNFDKLELRDYFVFKLPFVAQSSLFIDGHLYLIDEFSSLYSVEFDAELGVKDDKDSRKGTIQQLGRVPSSQFSTNIAVELPPLTASKALEPRLLHDDQNRNRGVKINITKHVNV, via the exons ATGATTTGCGTTCAGGTTGACAAAACAGACCAATTGATACTACTTGGGTGTGATAATAAGAAATATCTAATCTATGATCATgattttaatgtgttatATGATAG GAAATTCGgtaaaaaaatatcatTTGTAACGAAATGTGACGATAAACTTATAATTGGTGATTATTTTGGGGATGTGTCTGTTTTAAACTATCGCAGTGCCGAGTGTGTTGGTCCCTCTGAAAGCCCAGAGGATACCGGCAGGGATGACAAAGTTGTGGTACCTTATTCACACTATAGTACGATTACGGCATca TTGATATGCCGTGACGCACTTTTTACCGGAGATAAGGATGGAAAGATCATTTTCACTTCGATGACCAATTTGCATGAAATTGGATCGATTCTATTGGCACATAAAAT TTGTATGGATATTgttgataataaatttcTGGTTTCAATATCCATTGAAAATACAATTAGGATCTGGTGTTTGTCAACTTTCTCCGAGTTACtttgtattaatttacCCACAGATGT GTATAATGTGTCCTGTGAGTACAGTAAAAATCTTATAGTTGTACCATATTGCAACCACTTATTGGTCACtcagtttaattttgatAAGTTGGAACTGAGAgattattttgttttcaaGTTGCCTTTTGTGGCTCAGTCGTCTCTGTTTATTGATGGCCACTTGTACCTAATTGATGAATTCTCAAGTTTGTATTCAGTTGAGTTTGATGCTGAACTAGGTGTCAAAGACGATAAAGATTCTAGAAAGGGCACTATTCAGCAATTAGGCAGAGTACCGAGTAGTCAATTCAGTACCAATATTGCAGTAGAGTTGCCACCACTAACTGCCTCTAAAGCACTTGAGCCTAGGCTGTTGCACGACGATCAAAACCGGAACAGAGGAGTGAAGATAAACATAACTAAGCACGTTAACGTTTAA